Genomic window (Accipiter gentilis chromosome 7, bAccGen1.1, whole genome shotgun sequence):
TGGTACAGCCGCCCAGCGCTCAGCCCCACGCTCAGAGCCCGTCCCCCCGCGGTGCCCGACTGAGTCACCAGCTCCGGAGGAAACGCTCCCTTCCCGGCCAAAAAAACAACCCGGCCGGCTCCTCTCCGACGCCTGCCAAGGACATCGCAGTCCCGGCGGCACCGCGGCTGCCGGAGCGAGTCCCCGGCCATGGGGGACGATGCCACTCGGCGTGGGGAGtcacggggatggggacggggcaGCTTGGGTGTCCCTGTGCCAGACTAAAgcactgccaccccccccccccccccccatgactcCAGGACATGGGACGGTGTCACTGGGAGCCAGCCGTGTCCCTGGGCCACCACAGGGCCACCAAGGTGTTTGCTAGGTGACCGACAAACCGGCGTCACGTCCCCAGGATCACGGCACAGCCCTGATGGCGGGGGGCAGCCGGGTGGGCAAGGGGTGGCACTGGGGCTGGGGTGACACTGGGGTAGCCCCGGGGACAGGGTGGGGAGGGCATGGTGCTGAGGCTGGGGTGACACCAGGGTGACACCAGAGCCAGGGTGGGCAGCGAGTGATGCCAGGGCCAGGGGGGCAACGGGTGGCCCTGGAAGTGGGGCAGCACCGGGGCTAAAGGGCTGCTGGGGTGTCACCGGGGCCAAGACGGGCAGCAGGTGGCACCGGGACCGGGATGGCGTGGGGTCGGCACCGGAGCCGGGGTGGCACCGGGAGCCAGGATGCCACGAGGGCTGGAGTGGCAGAGGAGCGGCACCGGGGCCGGGGTGGGCAGGGAgcgtcgccagcgccggggcggCACCGGGGTGACACCAGCACCTCGGGGGACCGTGCCGGGGGGCGAGCGCGGGTCGGTCGTGCAGGACGGGGACGGGCGGCACTTACTCTGCTGTACGGACTTGAGGGCGCGGAGGACGGTGGCGGCCAGGAGGAATCCGCAGCCGGGCTGGTAGATGCGGAGCCCGCCGGCGATGCTGCAGGCGGCCCCGGCGCAGACGGGTCCCATGGCGGCGTACTGCAGCGGGTGATGCCGCCGGCCCCCCAGCAGCCCCGACAGCAGGAGGGTGACCAGCGGGGTGGTGGTGGCCACCGCCTGCGCCACGTCCAGCTGCACGTAGCTCAAGCCCAGGTTGCCCAACGCCACGCTGGTGCAGAAGGTGAGGCTGAGCAGGTAGATCCTGGCGCGGGGACGgggggatggcggcggcggcgacggcggtcCCCGCGCCCAGCCCAGCGGGTACCCCACGGCCACCCCCGACAGCATGTGGAGGGACGACAGCAGCAGCGGGTAGCGGAAACCGTGGGTGGCGAAGATCCATTTGTTGAGGCCGGCCATGGTGGTGCCGGTGCCCAGCCAGGCCAGGACGGTGAGGGTCAGGGGCAGCGACGGCCCGGGGGGCGGCCGACCCCCCTCCGCCTGCCCAGGGTCCGGTTTCCAGGGCCGGAGGGCCCCCTCGCCGGCCGTCATCGCCGCTTCATCGCCCCGCCGGGACCTCCGGCACATGGGCGCCGGCTCCGCTTCCCCCCGCTGCCGCTCTCCGCTCTGCCCCGTCCTCCCGCGCCCGTGCCGAAAGCCGCCGGCCCCGGAGGAGTCGGCGACGGTAAACGGCGGCGACGGTAACGGATCCCCGGCTCccgctggcggcggcggtggcgtcACCCACCCGGTGGGGTGCTGGCAGGACTCAGCCCCGGGGTGCCGGTGCCATGTGCCAAGGAGGCAACGCCGGCGGCCGGCAGCGAGCGGAAAGTTTGGTGATGGCGgggagcggagggagggaggctcctccccgcggggccgccgccaccgcgTCACCGTCACGGCCGCCCGCGCGGGGGGCACGGGGGTGCGTGGGTGTACCGGGGGGCACGTTGGGGTGCCTGCCCGGGGATGCCGCTCGGTGCAGCGGGGCCTGCCGGGAACCGGCGGCCCGCGCATCCCCGCCGGAACGGTTTTGGCCGGCGGTAgccggagcaggagcaggagcactcGGCGGCCTCCATGGTGACGGCGGCGGCAGTGGGACTGCGTCAGAGCCCCCGGCTGACTCACGCCAGGGCGGCGGTGCAGGCGCCATCGCTCCCCACCACCCACCCGGGACCGTTGCCCACCCGGGTATTGGCAACCCTGACCCCAAACGGCAGCGGCACCCCTCGCCCCGGACACCGCAACCCCCGGCTCCGTTCACCGCCGGCTGCCcctgggtggttttggggttggatTAAATCCTggggttgggggcgggggggaatcaCGGAGGTTTGGGACACGCGCAGGAGGTTCCCCTCCGGCTGCGCGTGGTGCTGGGGCCACCGCGGTCCCCGAGCCCTCGGGGTAGGTGGGGGCTCAATGGGGAGGGCCgggggtccgtccccccccagaGGGTTTACAGAGGAGGATGGCGCTGGCTGGCAGCTTGCTGGGGACGAGCAATACTGGCTCAGACTccccaaaaccagctgctttGGGCACCCCAAAACTGGCTGCTCCCACCAGCTGCCTGCCCCATCCCCGAGCGGGGACGGGACCGGAGGAGCTGCTGGTCTGGGTGCTCCCGACGCACCATGCCCGTACAACTCAGGGCATCGTGCgtgtcccccctcctcctcctcctccccggggagGATTTGGGGTGCTGGCATACGGGGCGCAGGGAAAGCAGGAGGCGGGGAGCCGGCAGGTCCTGTGCCCAAGGCAGAAGTTTCATTGCCATCACCCCCCCGCTCGCCCTCTACCACTTGCTCAGGCGCAGGATGAGGGTCTCCCCGTCGTGAGGTCTGTAGTCGGCGATGCCTGCGGAGAGAAGGTGGGAGAGCGGCCGTGGGGGCTGCCCGGGGACCCCCGACAcctcccctggggacccccacccaTCACTCACCCATCTgcaggctggtgctgggggcGGTGAGGAGCTGCCAGTAGCTCCGCTTCTGCTGCCgagcctccagccccagcaccctgctcagaAAGGGGCCCTGGGGGGTGTCCTGGGTGTCAAACCTGGCGGGTGGGAGAGGGGGGGTGAGGGTCCGGGTCCGGCACTGCTGGCGCTGGGGCAGATCTGCCGCCAAGGGAGCCAGGCGGTGGGGACCGGGGTGAGACCATGGCACGGGTGCAGGGCATGTGGCCAGCCCGGGTGTGACAGCCAGGGACCCCAGAGGGTCCCCCCCGATCCCGGCATGCGGGGCCACGTACGTGAAGTTGTGGGGTCCCCACACAGTGGCCGCCCTGAGCACGTCCAGGAGGGAGGCACCAGCGGGCGCAGGCACCATCCGGTCGTAGAGTCGGTGCTGGGGACACCGCGGCTCGGGGCACTCCACCACCAGCCGCACCGTCACGTTCCCCAGCATCTCGGGCGGCAGCTCGGGGCCGAGGGGCGTCAGCGTGTCTGCGAGAAGGAAGCCGCCACGGCACCGATGGACACCAAGCCACCGCCGCGGTAGCATCCGCACCAACCCCATCCCAGCTCCCCCATATCACCCCACGCCACCCCGGCTCCTACCCGGCTCCTCCTGGCAGCGCATGGAGGCGATGTCCAGGTAAGAGCGGCCATGCAGCACTGGCAGCACCTGGGCCGTGGTTGCGGCGGTGGTGAAGGCATCCAGGTTCTCCAGCAGCGCAGCCATGGCCCGGCCGTACGCCGGCTGCATCCGGCACGCATCGGTGGCGATGAAGacctgggagcaggagggaggaaggtgGCGGGGCAGTGGCCTGGGGTAGGAGGCAGGTTGGGGCCCTGGGCAGCTACTTCTTGCCCGGGCACCCATGCCCGCACCTGCATCTGCATCCACATCTGCACCCACAGCCACATCTGTGCCTGCATCTGCGCCCACATCTGCACCGGCACCCACATTTGCACCTGCAGCCCTGCTTATGCCTGCGCCCGCATCTCTGCTCGCACCCACACCCCACCctggagacacccccccccgcatGTGACACCCACCTGCATGGCCCACGGCGTGCTGTAGACGTTGCCGAAGAAGCCGTCCCGACCCTGTGCCTcgaccatcctcctcctcaccctgcgCGCAGCCGCCCGCAGCTCCGCCGCCAGCCTGGCCCCCACCGTCCGCTCCCGCTCCAGACAGGCAAAGGCCAGCGCGGCCACTGCCTCCGTGTCTGCAGGGATGCGGTGTCACCCCTGGCTGCCGCACGCCCACCCTGGGGTGTCACTTTCCCGTTCGTCCCCGGGGGGACCCTTACCCACGGCGCTGCCGCCGGCGTGCCCAAACCTGCCGTGGTGCTCGGCTGCCAGGAGCCGGCGGATCACCTCCTCCCGCACCCGTTTGCGGTGGACGCACAGCGCCAGCACGCCCAGGCTGTACTGGTAGTAACTGGTGAGGGGGTGGCCATGCTGCCGGGATCCTGGGGACGAGGCGTGGTGTCACCGGGGCGAGCCGATGGTCCCGTGGCTGGACGTGCCGGTGCATGAGTGGGTGCTCGCCACGGTCGCCCCGTGGGGATGCTCTCACCTGCCCAGTCCTCCTCCAGGTAGTACTTCAGCCATGTCACCAGTGAGCGCTGGGGACCGGGCTCCGGTGGGGGACAAGTGGCCCGTAGCCCCAGCAGGTGCAGTGCCAGCCGCCCCGTCTCCGGCCACTCCACCTCAGCCCTTCTGCAAGCCGCCATGTCAGCTCTCGCCAGCGGCACCGTGCCGGGGGAGCTGTCCCCCCACCGGTGGAGGGGACCGTCCCCATGGGACGGACATACACACACGTACGTGGTGTGCTCAGTAGCCATGGTGTCCCGCCGGGGGTGGCTGTGGGGCGCAGCGTGGGGCCggagagctgcctgcaggctcctgtgGGGACTCAGCATGAGTGCCGGGGCGGCGTGGGGGTCAGGGGACATCCCCCAGGGGTACATGGCGGGGGAACCCAGTGTCCTCCATTGGGACCTACCGGCCGTAGCGGTGCTGGAAGGCATCCTGCAGCCGCGCCAGGTACCGCTTCTCCCCGTGCAGGTCATGGTCGCCAGCCAGGCGAAGGGCCAGGTAGACGCTGGGGTCGGGGTCCCGCGCCGGATCCGCCGCCAACCCCAGCAGCCGGGCGCTCAGCgcccgcaccgccgccgccgccgcttcccctgGGGCTTCtacccccccccagagccccggGGAGAGGGAGCAGAGGGTGAGGGGGCTAAGCCCACCCCAAGCACTTGCCTCATGGCATCTGCAGCCCCCAGCATCAGTTGTGTGGGGCCGTGGTGGCGATGGAGACCCAGCAACCCCACCCCTGCCATGAGCTCCATGCCCTTTGTGGCCCTCTTTCAAGTGCCAAAACCTCATGTCTCCCCCCAGaaaatggggaagaaacaaaataagataCGTGACATGAAGTGGGAGCATGCAGAGCTCAAACCCTTGACCCCGGGGACCCTGCGGGACctgtgggaggtggggggctgcGGGCGTAGGAGTAGGGCAGGTTGGCTCTGGGCtttgggcaggggaagggggcaCAGGAATAAGGCTTAACCCCGGCAGGCGCTGGGGAGAGCTCAGCCCTGGAAAACTCATCACTGGAGGGGTTTCATGAGGTCAGCGTCCTCCCCGGGGCCGGGACACGGGGCTGGAGTACGGGATGGTGCccatcccccccagccctgctcctcagGGACCTCTCCACCGCCACAGCCAGCTCAGGGACCCACTCCAGGCACCGTCCCGTACGGGTGAGACCCCCGGCTCCAGTGGGGTCCCCAGGTGGGACGTGGGGGTCCAGGGACTTCGGGTGGTGGCCAGCTGCCGTACTCACCACAGAGCTGGGCAGGCAGGACCGCAGCCTGCAGCAGGATGAGGAGCAGCCACATGCCGGAGCGGGGCGGTGGGTgccacggcacggcacggctggcAGCCCGGCAGAGCCTGGCTGAGCCGAACCGGGACACCGCCGGGAATGGGAGGGTGTTGCAAGAGGCCGTTTCCGCACACCGGGGCCGAGTCAGCAGAAACAGGAAAGGACTTTGGCTGGAGGCGAAGCAAAGGGAAGCGGGACCACCCCGCACCGGGGCAGAGATAAGTGCTCACGGCCGCtctttcctcccagctccctgacCTGGCACGAACTGCGTGAGCATCGAGGTCTCCTTGCCCTCTGCACCGCAGCCAGGGCAGCGAGACCCAAACTGCAGGCATTTGGGTCAAAATCACCGATCAAAGTTAGccaaaaaaaacaaaggagggatgaaaacccccaaaataccGCACCCTCCATCCCCACAGCCTTGGAAAGCAATGACTCCACTGCTCGCCTGGAAACTGGATTTTTATTGAAAACAAGGATTAATCAGCCCCGCTCGGCAGACAAGGGGTGGGTATGGGGGTGCCGAACCCCAAAAAGTAAATCCCCGCAACCAAGGGGAGGTGGGAGGGTGTCTCCGGCCACTGCTGGGGCTCGGGTCTCTGCATGCTGGGGGACAGCACCACGGCTCAGCTCCAAGCTGACCGTGGGCCCGCACAGCATCAAGACAAACTCACATCCCACCCGTGGGATCAGGCTGGGAACCCAAGGGCCACGAAACCCTCCCAGAGACACCTCACCCACCCCAGCTCGGGGATGTGACCCCCAGACACCCGTGAAGGCTCGCCGGTGCCCCGGGGACTGGGGTCCCCGGCAGGTTGGGACGGACAAAGCCCCATCGTGGGCATCCGTCATGTCCCCCAGGAGATGCCCCGGTCCCCGGAGACCCGCCGTGCGGGGACACGGGGTCCAACTGCCTCTGAGGCAGGGGGGAAAGTCTGGGGGAGAAAGGATCGGGcgtgggggaggcaggagctgccagAGCTCGGGCCGAAGGAGGCCGAGACAGCCGGGCCttccccccggggaccccccgcACTCGCCCCACCGACGGCCCCCACAGAGCGGGGAGCCCCGGGGACGGTGCCCTGGGGCCGGGGGAGGCAGGACGGATTCCCCGGTCCCAGGGGCTGCTCTCAGCTTGGGGGGAACCCCCAAGACCCGGGTAGGGACCTGCCCAGCTCCGCTGTCCCCGCGGGTGGCGGGAACCCCCGGGGCCGCCCCAGGCCCGGTGCCTCGATACATCCCGATGCCTCGATAGATCCCGGCATGCTCCGCGCCGCCCCGCTATATCCCAGCGTGCACTGCGCCGCAGgacccccttctccctcctgcctgggCCGAGCGGGCTGCCGCGGCGCGCCTGACCCGAACCTGCCCCGCGTCCTGCCCGTCCTGCCCGTTTTTCCCACCCTCCCCTCTCTGTTCGCGCTGCTCACGCTGCTCACGCTGCCCCCATGACCGGCGTGGGGCGGCTCCGGTGGGCGCAGACCGCGGATCCTGGGCGCAGGCAGATCCCGGGCAGGCCGGGGTCCTGCGGCGCGCCGGGAGCACGTGGGcaggggcagcggcggcggcggagcggccaTGGGCgggctggagaagaagaaggTACGGTGGGGCGGCTCGGCCGCCTCCATACACCTCCCCTCCGGCACCGGAGCCCCCTTTTCCCCGTTACCACGTTCACACTTCCTGGGGCCGGTGCCTCCTCCCGCCCCGGTGCCTTCCCTCCCTCCGGTACCGCCGCTCGGCCCTGTCTGCTCCCTCCATCTCCGGTGCCGGTaacagccccccccctcccctccccccgccgtGGTAGCGGTGCTTGCCCCTGTCGTGCTCTTCCCCCTTTCTCCGTTACCAGTGCCCCCCCTTCTCCGGTACCGGTGTCCATCCATGCCGTGATACCCGGTGccggtctccccccccccccccccccccccccgaagctgGCCGTGCCCGGTGACCTCTTTTTGCTTCCCTCCCCCGCCGGTTCccgtttttcctccctttccagccCCGGGAGCTGCGgggctgcccctcctgcccccccctcccccccttcccggTCGCGGAGCTCCCCTCGCCCCCCCTCACTCGGTGCTGACGCCGACACCCCCATCTCTCCCCAGTACGAGCGGGGTTCCGCCACCAACTACATCACCCGCAACAGGGCACggaagaagctgcagctgagCCTGCCCGACTTCAGGTGCGCCTATGACCGCCCCCCCGGATCCCCTGAAACCCCCCTAAGCCTCTCCCCGGACCCCCCTCCAGGACGAGCAGTAGGAGATTGAGACTGCGGTGGGTGCGTGGGGTGGCCTTTTCCGTAGGGAGCGGTGGTGGTGTCCTGAGATATCAGGCTGTTGAGTTTTGGggtttcccacccccaccccccccgaggGGTGGCAGCACTGGAGGGAAAGGGTCCCGGGGTGGGGGCGGGTGGGGGCGTCTGCTTTTGGGTGCACAGATGCTGCATGTCTCACCCTTGTCACCATTACCAGACGCCTCTGCATCCTGAAGGGGATTTACCCCCACGAGCCCAAGCACAAGAAGAAGGTGAACAAAGGCTCCACCGCAGCCAGGACCTTCTACCTCCTCAAGGATATCAAATTCCTCCTTCACGAGCCCATCGTCAACAAATTCCGGGAGTATAAGGTAAATATCCTGCATGAGACCCCCAGGGTGGTGCCCGAGGGGCTGCTCGAGGCTCATCCTCTCCTGCAGAGCCCCCAGCCTCCCTCTCTCCCCGCAGGTGTTTGTCCGGAAGCTCCGGAAGGCGTACGGGAAGAGCGAGTGGAGCACCGTAGACCGGCTGAAGGACAACAAGCCCAGCTACAAGCTCGACCACATCGTGAAGGAGAGGTGAGCCACCGGCTGAATCCCAGCGCAGCTGTCCGCTTTTAAGGGAGGAGCTTTTCCTGCAGCCACCTGGACATGTGGAGCCTTTGCCATGTCTGTCCCTCTGTAGGAATCCACCTCCCATATATATTCTGGGGGTTTTGACAGAAACCGGTGTTTCTGGGCTGGAGAAGAAGGCTGTAGTGTGCTGCACGCTGGCTGCAGCAAAGCATGAGTGAGCAGGGAGTGCCCAGCCGTCTTAGATGGCTCCAGGAAGGTGCAGAGagctctcttcctctctctgagTGGTGTTTTCCTTGGAGGGAGGGACAGTGGAGGGTGAATCACGCCAACAGAGTTGGTGAATTTGGCGGCAGTGAGAGAGGAGAGGACCCAGGAGGGAGGGAATCTGCTCTGGCAGGTCTCTTTGTTGTCCCGGTGGTGTCCAGGACCTCGCTGTGCTGGGAGAAACAGCACCGAGAGGCAGGCACTGCCCCGACAAGCTGCGTGCTCGGGAGGGGAAATGGTCTGGGCACCTGGCGGCCACGCTGCCACTTGAGCTGTGGGGCTGTGCGGTCTCCCTCTGACTGCCAGCGTTTGAGTCCTGCAGCTTTCGTCCGGGCTTTGTCCCTCTGGCCGAGGAGCACCACGTGCTGGTGTGCTGCACCGCAGGCACACTTGTTCTTGGTGGGTCCAGGCTGGGATTCCCAAACACTCAGTCCCTGCGGGTGCCCTAAAACCTCTTTTCACCCACTCTGTAATGAGGGGTGTTGCCATCCCCTCGCCAGGGAGGTTCTTGGCTCCTCAGAGAGCCCTGAACCGCGGGGAGCTGCTTGGAGCTCCCTCTGTGACCGCAGGCTCCCTGGTGCCCAGGAGGGACACCCCATCCCCGTGGGTTGCTAGCTTTGGTGGGACCCGTGGGAGATGGATGCTCCATGGTGCCCGTTCCTGTCTCACTTGAGGTCTCCATCAGCCCCAGCAGCTTTTGGTGGACGCTGGGGCTGAGTGTGATTCTCCCTTCTCCTGCCCGGGCACAGGTACCCAACCTTCGTAGACGCACTGCGGGACCTGGATGATGCCCTCTCCATGTGCTTCCTCTTCTCTACCTTCCCACGGACGGGCAAGTGCCATGTCCAGACCATCCAGCTCTGCCGGCGCCTGGCTGTGGAGTTCCTCAACTATGTCATCGCCTCCCGCTCCCTGCGCAaggtgggtgctgcagggagggacAGGGCCAAGACCTCCCTGCCCCGGGGGGGCTGTGGAGGCGGGGATGGTGGACTTGTGCCCCAGGAGGGCACCGGGCCAGCTGTGCTGACAGCTTCAGATGGGGAACAAGTCCTGTCAGGACACCTGTGACACTCCCCTGATGGAACGTGCTGATGGGAGAAGGGTTAATGAGAACAAGGATGAGGGAGCATCCATGGCCTTCCTCCCTCTGAGCCCTTGCTCTATTCCCTGCCAGGTCTTCCTCTCCATCAAGGGCATCTACTACCAGGCTGAGGTGCTGGGGCAGCCCGTCACCTGGATCACCCCTTACACCTTCGCCCACGATGTGAGTACCTGGGAAGAGCGCGTCAGGATCTGTGCGGGACCCGCACTGCCACTGCCTCGCTGCTTCCTTCCCTGTAGCCAGGGAAGGGTTGAGGGACCGTCCAGTGGCTCTCGTGCTGCAGAGGCAGATGAGGCTGTGGTGGAGACCATGGGGCCCAGCTTGGGAGGCATGCGGGGACACAGCCCTCTCCTACCCCCCGGGATGGCTGTACCTGTGTCCCCTGTGGCTGGCTGTACCAGTCTCCCCGGTTCCTTATTTCCTCTTGTCAATTATTAAAATATGCCTTAATCAGCAATTAAAGATTAACCTGCAGGAATGGGGCTGGTGGCGCTTAGGGAAGAGCCGAGTCAGACCCCGCATCCTGTGCCAGGGTGGTTCTGCTGCTTCGCCTGTGCAGTCTGGCCAGGCGGAAGGGTGAGGGGAAAGCTGTGGGTGCCACCGTGCCAGGACAGCTGTGTGGCTATGCTGCACGTTGCCAAGATCCTTGGCAGGCAGGAGTTCACTGTCATGGCAGTGCTCTCGTTTTGCTCCTGGGTTTTCCAGGGCTTGGCAGTTGAGTTG
Coding sequences:
- the SLC35E4 gene encoding solute carrier family 35 member E4; translated protein: MRGPPVPGRPRCTERHPRAGTPTCPPVHPRTPVPPARAAVTVTRWRRPRGEEPPSLRSPPSPNFPLAAGRRRCLLGTWHRHPGAESCQHPTGWVTPPPPPAGAGDPLPSPPFTVADSSGAGGFRHGRGRTGQSGERQRGEAEPAPMCRRSRRGDEAAMTAGEGALRPWKPDPGQAEGGRPPPGPSLPLTLTVLAWLGTGTTMAGLNKWIFATHGFRYPLLLSSLHMLSGVAVGYPLGWARGPPSPPPPSPRPRARIYLLSLTFCTSVALGNLGLSYVQLDVAQAVATTTPLVTLLLSGLLGGRRHHPLQYAAMGPVCAGAACSIAGGLRIYQPGCGFLLAATVLRALKSVQQSLLLQEDRLDALSLLCLTSLPSFCLLFGAAVALEVGPSWEGVLRYDGTLWACVLLSCLGSVLYNLATFCVLSLTSALTVHVLGNVTAVGNLLLSRLLFGSHLSGLSYLGIGLMLAGMFMYHQPDLIAARWAAWPGRGTPRRE
- the TCN2 gene encoding transcobalamin-2 isoform X2, whose protein sequence is MSFPGLSSPQRLPGLSLIPVPPSPAQSPEPTCPTPTPAAPHLPQVPQGPRGQGFELCMLPLHVTYLILFLPHFLGGDMRFWHLKEGHKGHGAHGRGGVAGSPSPPRPHTTDAGGCRCHEASAWGGLSPLTLCSLSPGLWGGVEAPGEAAAAAVRALSARLLGLAADPARDPDPSVYLALRLAGDHDLHGEKRYLARLQDAFQHRYGRSLQAALRPHAAPHSHPRRDTMATEHTTAEVEWPETGRLALHLLGLRATCPPPEPGPQRSLVTWLKYYLEEDWAGSRQHGHPLTSYYQYSLGVLALCVHRKRVREEVIRRLLAAEHHGRFGHAGGSAVDTEAVAALAFACLERERTVGARLAAELRAAARRVRRRMVEAQGRDGFFGNVYSTPWAMQVFIATDACRMQPAYGRAMAALLENLDAFTTAATTAQVLPVLHGRSYLDIASMRCQEEPDTLTPLGPELPPEMLGNVTVRLVVECPEPRCPQHRLYDRMVPAPAGASLLDVLRAATVWGPHNFTFDTQDTPQGPFLSRVLGLEARQQKRSYWQLLTAPSTSLQMGIADYRPHDGETLILRLSKW
- the TCN2 gene encoding transcobalamin-2 isoform X3; the protein is MWLLLILLQAAVLPAQLCEAPGEAAAAAVRALSARLLGLAADPARDPDPSVYLALRLAGDHDLHGEKRYLARLQDAFQHRYGRSLQAALRPHAAPHSHPRRDTMATEHTTRAEVEWPETGRLALHLLGLRATCPPPEPGPQRSLVTWLKYYLEEDWAGSRQHGHPLTSYYQYSLGVLALCVHRKRVREEVIRRLLAAEHHGRFGHAGGSAVDTEAVAALAFACLERERTVGARLAAELRAAARRVRRRMVEAQGRDGFFGNVYSTPWAMQVFIATDACRMQPAYGRAMAALLENLDAFTTAATTAQVLPVLHGRSYLDIASMRCQEEPDTLTPLGPELPPEMLGNVTVRLVVECPEPRCPQHRLYDRMVPAPAGASLLDVLRAATVWGPHNFTFDTQDTPQGPFLSRVLGLEARQQKRSYWQLLTAPSTSLQMGIADYRPHDGETLILRLSKW
- the TCN2 gene encoding transcobalamin-2 isoform X1 — its product is MSFPGLSSPQRLPGLSLIPVPPSPAQSPEPTCPTPTPAAPHLPQVPQGPRGQGFELCMLPLHVTYLILFLPHFLGGDMRFWHLKEGHKGHGAHGRGGVAGSPSPPRPHTTDAGGCRCHEASAWGGLSPLTLCSLSPGLWGGVEAPGEAAAAAVRALSARLLGLAADPARDPDPSVYLALRLAGDHDLHGEKRYLARLQDAFQHRYGRSLQAALRPHAAPHSHPRRDTMATEHTTRAEVEWPETGRLALHLLGLRATCPPPEPGPQRSLVTWLKYYLEEDWAGSRQHGHPLTSYYQYSLGVLALCVHRKRVREEVIRRLLAAEHHGRFGHAGGSAVDTEAVAALAFACLERERTVGARLAAELRAAARRVRRRMVEAQGRDGFFGNVYSTPWAMQVFIATDACRMQPAYGRAMAALLENLDAFTTAATTAQVLPVLHGRSYLDIASMRCQEEPDTLTPLGPELPPEMLGNVTVRLVVECPEPRCPQHRLYDRMVPAPAGASLLDVLRAATVWGPHNFTFDTQDTPQGPFLSRVLGLEARQQKRSYWQLLTAPSTSLQMGIADYRPHDGETLILRLSKW